The following coding sequences are from one Cygnus atratus isolate AKBS03 ecotype Queensland, Australia chromosome 15, CAtr_DNAZoo_HiC_assembly, whole genome shotgun sequence window:
- the SLC29A4 gene encoding LOW QUALITY PROTEIN: equilibrative nucleoside transporter 4 (The sequence of the model RefSeq protein was modified relative to this genomic sequence to represent the inferred CDS: deleted 1 base in 1 codon) → MGSVGTERFKELSPAGTPEGNVVMSFSFDSYQLEEDELQRGSQAKGVLTFMEPVSEDPEPQDRYHGIYFAMLLAGVGFLLPYNSFITDVDYLHHKYPGTSIVFDMSLTYILVALVAVILNNALVELLSLHTRISVGYLFALGPLLFVSICDVWLELFTRRQAYAINLVAVGVVAFGCTVQQSSFYGYTGLLPKRYTQGVMTGESTAGVIISLSRIFTKLLLSDEKENTVIFFFISIGMELTCFILHLLVKRTRFVRYYTSCSRKGHPASRGAGDHGTGYRVHHDVTAEDDRLRGQPGSPRGSLGPEAELAGSGTYMRFDVPRPKIKRSWPSFRDMLLHRYVVSRLIWAYMLSIAMTYFITLCLFPGLESEIHNCTLGEWLPILIMAIFNLSDFVGKILAALPYDWRGTHLLIYSCLRVVFIPLFIMCVYPNGKPAFGHPAWPCVFSLLMGITNGYFGSVPMILAAGKVSPEQRELAGNTMTVSYMTGLTLGSAVAYFAYSLTSTSHSSCFYTETSNGSFLGGY, encoded by the exons ATGGGATCGGTGGGAACGGAGCGCTTCAAGGAGCTGAGCCCGGCGGGGACGCCCGAGGGGAACGTGGTGATGAGCTTCAGCTTCGACAGCTACCAGCTGGAGGAGGACGAGCTGCAGCGGGGCAGCCAGGCCAAGGGCGTCCTCACCTTCATGGAGCCGG TTTCTGAAGACCCTGAGCCACAGGACCGATACCACGGGATCTACTTCGCCATGCTGCTGGCCGGGGTTGGGTTTCTCCTGCCGTACAACAGCTTCATCACCGACGTGGACTACCTGCACCACAAATACCCAG GGACCTCCATCGTCTTCGACATGAGCCTCACCTACATCCTGGTGGCCTTGGTGGCCGTCATCCTCAACAACGCGCTGGTGGAGCTGCTGAGCTTGCACACGCGCATCTCCGTGG GTTACCTCTTTGCCCTGGGCCCCCTGCTCTTTGTCAGCATCTGCGACGTCTGGCTGGAGCTCTTCACCCGCCGGCAAGCCTACGCCATCAACCTGGTGGCCGTCGGGGTGGTGGCTTTCGGCTGCACAG TGCAGCAATCCAGCTTCTACGGCTACACGGGGCTGCTGCCCAAGCGCTACACGCAGGGGGTGATGACGGGCGAGA GCACCGCCGGGGTCATCATCTCGCTCAGCCGCATCTTCACCAAGCTGCTGCTGTCGGACGAGAAGGAGAACACGGTCATCTTCTTCTTCATCTCCATCGGCATGGAGCTGACGTGCTTCATCCTCCACCTCCTGGTGAAGCGCACCCGCTTTGTCCGCTACTACACCTCCTGCTCCCGCAAGGGCCACCCCGCGTCCCGGGGGGCCGGTGACCACGGGACAGGGTAC CGCGTCCACCACGACGTCACCGCCGAGGAC GACCGGCTGCGGGGAcagcccggctccccccggggcAGCCTGGGCCCCGAAGCCGAGCTGGCGGGCAGCGGCACCTACATGCGCTTCGACGTGCCCCGGCCCAAAATCAAGAGGAGCTGGCCCAGCTTCAGAG ACATGCTGCTCCACCGCTACGTCGTGTCGCGGCTCATCTGGGCCTACATGCTGTCCATCGCCATGACCTACTTCATCACGCTGTGCCTCTTCCCCGGGCTGGAGTCGGAGATCCACAACTGCACGCTGGGCGAGTGGCTCCCCATCCTCATCATGGCCATCTTCAACCTCTCCGACTTCGTCGGCAAG ATCCTGGCCGCCCTGCCCTACGACTGGAGGGGGACCCACCTCCTCATCTACTCCTGCCTCCGCGTGGTCTTCATCCCCCTCTTCATCATGTGCGTCTACCCCAACGGGAAGCCTGCCTTCGGCCACCCGGCCTGGCCCTGCGTCTTCTCCCTCCTCATGGGCATCACCAACGGCTACTTCGGCAGCGTGCCCATGATCCTGGCCGCCGGCAAAGTGAGCCCCGAGCAGCGGGAGCTGGCAG GGAACACCATGACCGTGTCCTACATGACGGGCTTGACGCTGGGCTCGGCCGTGGCTTATTTTGCCTACAGCCTCACCAGCACGTCCCACAGTAGCTGTTTCTACACCGAAACGTCCAACGGCTCCTTCCTGGGGgggtactga